A window of Kyrpidia spormannii genomic DNA:
TGATGTCAGCCGGGAGCTCAGCTCTGGGTACGATGTGCCGGAATCGGCCTTGGCCAAAGGGGGGCTCTCCATCTACGCCACACTGGACCCGAAGCTTCAGCGCCTGGCGGAGGAAGCTGTAGCCCGGGCGATTCCAAAGGGAAGTGGCCTTCAAGCCGCCTTCGTGGCATTGGATCCCCACACCGGGGACGTCAAGGCCTGGGTGGGAGGAACAGATTATAGAACCAGCTCCTATGACCGAGTACTCGCCCGGAGGCAGCCGGGCTCGTCCTTTAAGCCCATTTTGTATCTCACGGCTCTGCATCGGGGGATGACCCCCACCACGTCCTTTGTCAGCGAACCGACGACGGTCACCTACGGACATGGGCAAACCTACGAGGTACACAACTATGCCAATCATTATTTATATCGCCCGGTGGCGATGAGAGAGGCCATCGCCCGGTCGGACAATGTGTACGCCGTAGACACCATCATGAAAGTGGGCCCCCAAGCCGTGGTGGAGATGGCCCGGCAACTCGGCATCACCGAGCCTTTGAAGCCCTATCCATCCTTGGCGCTCGGCACACTCCCGGTGTCTCCCCTGGACTTGGCCCGGGCGTACGCGGCGATTGCCAACGGAGGAGTGCAGGTGACGCCCCGGATGGTTCGGGAAGTGCTGGATTCCCAAGGCCGGGTTCTGGAGGTGATCGATCCGAAGACCACCCCGGTCACCGATCCCCAGCGGACGTTCATTCTGACGGATCTCATGAAAAGCGTATTCGGGCCGGAGGGAACCGGGGCGCGGGTGGCCCGGGAACTGGAGGGCCGGCCCCTGGCGGCAAAAACCGGATCCACGGATACCGACGCCTGGATGGCGGGATTCTCTCCGAATCTGGTGGCAGTGGCCTGGGTGGGGTACGACAAGGACCGGCTCCTTTCCCCCGCGGAATCGACCCTGGCTTCCCAAATCTGGGCGGATTTTATGAGCAAAGCTGTGGCGCCGGGAACCCCGGATTTTCCGGTTCCCCCCGGGTTGGTCCGGGCGGCGGTGGATCCCCTGTCCGGTGAGTTGGCCACCGAAAACTGCCCCAGGGTGGAGTGGGATTATTTTGTAAAAGGGACAGAGCCCATGGAGGTGTGCTCTTTGCACGGAAGTCCACCTCACCCACCAGGGTCCCAAGGGGAAACGAGAACGCCCTTTGATCACTTGTGGGATTGGTTTCAGGGCCGCTCCCGCCGGTGATTGTTGACGCAAGTCGCCGGTTCCAGTATGGTAAGGGCAAAGAAGCACGGGCAATCATTGCCCGCCGAGCTAGGGGGGGCCTAAACAGATGGGTTTGTCGTTGTCGGCGAGGGCCCGGGGAATTGCTCCTTCTCCGACGTTGTCCATTGATGCGAAGACCAAGGCGATGGTCAGCCGCGGTGAACAGGTGATCAACCTCAGCGTGGGGGAACCGGATTTTCAGACCCCTCCCGAAGCCTCTTTGGCGGCGGTGGGGGCGATCGCGGCAGGGTTCACGAAGTACACGGCGGTGGCCGGCATTATGGAGCTGCGCCGGCGGATCATCCAGAAGTTGGAACAGGAAAATGGCCTGCGGTATGAGCCGGACGAGATTCTCGTCTCGGTGGGGGCGAAACATTCTTTATTTAACATTATGCTTACCCTGGTGGACCCTGGGGACGAGGTGATTATACCTGCTCCCTATTGGGTGACGTATCCCGAGCAAGTCCGACTGGCCGGAGGAGTCCCGGTGATCTTGCCGACTGATGAGTCCACCGGTTTTAAGGTGACGCCGGACCAATTGAAAGAAGCTTTGGGGCCAAAAACGAAGGCGGTGATCCTCAACAGCCCCAGCAATCCCACCGGAGCCGTGTATCGCCGGGAGGAACTGGAGGCTTTGGCGGAGGTTCTGCGCCCGGCCGATTGTTACGTGATCAGCGACGAGATTTATGAGAAGCTGATCTACGGCGTGGAGCACGTGAGTATCGCATCTTTGGACGAACAGATTTTTCGGAAGACCTTGGTGGTCAACGGCTTCTCGAAAGCCTTTTCGATGACCGGGTGGCGGCTCGGTTACACCGCCGGGCCGAAAGATGTGATCAAGGCCATGACCAGCCTGCAGAGCCAGAGCACGTCAAATCCCACATCCATCGCGCAAAAGGCGGGGGTGGTGGCCCTGGACCATTTTGATCCCGATGTGGTGGAGGAATTCCGAGCTCGGCGGGATTATGTGTTGGAGCGGCTCAGGGGGATGCCTTACATCTCCTGCGCGGAGCCGGAGGGGGCATTCTACTTGTTCCCGAACGTGTCGCGGCTGCTGGGGGGCCGGTATCGGGGTCAGACGATCGATACGTCGGACCGGTTGTGCGAATTGCTGCTGGAGGAGGCCCGGGTTTCCCTGGTCCCGGGTTCGGGATTCGGAGCGCCGAACAATATTCGGCTCTCTTACGCGGTGTCCCGGGTGGATCTGGAGATCGCCATGGAAAGGATGGAGGCGTTCCTCGGGGAAGTGGAGCACTAGAAAGAGGGGTTCGCCGGGAAAGAACCTTTGGCCCGGCGGAGATAGAACGGAACATGGGGCGCCCCGGAGCGGCACAGCCGTTTGCGGGGCGCCGTTTTAACACTGGTCGGAGCCCCCGATCCGCTCCTCGCCGTCCGCCCATAAGCCGTCTTGCCGAAGGTGGATCAATCCGGCCTGGTCCAGGGCTTTGCCCTCCATGCCGGGCGAAAAGGCCTTCCCTCCCCGGCGCCGCTGCCGTTGTGCCGTCAAGGGAACCCTCGACTCCCCGCCGCCCGTCTGTGCCTTCCGGATGATGGGTCTCCTGCATATTGACACCTCCGCCTTTAGAATCCCCCGGGAAAAGCGGGTGCATGTGCCAAAGGTTGGGCGGACAGTCCAGCACCCCAGGTCGCCTCCACCCATAGGATGGTGAGAGAAGCTGCGGGAAAGGGAGGTGGCGGTCGTGAAAAGTAGTCCTCGGTCGTCCAGGGTGCCGGCACCGCGCAGTCGGACGCCATCTCCGGCGCGCAAGTCGGGCCAAAGCCCCGGGACGGCGAAAAAATCGCTTAAAGCAGACCCGCCAGCCACATTGCCCTCCGTACGCCTGTCCCCTCGGTTTATCCAGGATTCGATCAACTCCCTTGGAAACCTGCGGAAGCTCACCAAGCAGGCGCTTCAGTATGTCCAGCAGGCCGATACGATGATCGAAACCCTGTTTTCCACAGCCAACTCGTTGAATGAATCTGGGATTCTGCAAAAATTGATCCAACACCGGGGGCGAAATTTGAGTACGGCGGATTTAGCCGCGATTCTCGGGGCACTGCTCAACTCCCCCATTGGAAACCGCTTGTTCGAGCGAATCGGCGGGGACGGTCAAGCCCCACCCCCGTCGGAGGGCTCGTGAGGAAAGAGAAACCCGGCCCAGGCCCTGGGCCTGGCACCGCCGCCGTGCTGTTCGGGAGACCGCGGCCGGAGATCGCCGGGGCTGCAAAGGACTTGGATCCATAAAACGAGGGTTGCACCCGTTGGGCGGGGCAACCCTCCTCGCATGATTACGGGACTTTCGGGATATATTTTTTCATTTCTTTGATGGTCGCGTCATCCACCCGATCGCCTCCGTATTTTTTCGCCAACTCTTCAACGGTCACCGGACGTCCGGTCCGGGTGGCGTCCTGGAAGGCTTTCGCAAAGGCATTGAGGCGGTCTTCGGACACCGGGATGTGGAACTGCTGGGCAAAACGCCGGGCCATTTCTTTGACGCGTTCGGGGTTCTGCCAGTCCTCGGGGCGGGCATTCTTCACGTCGTGGAGCATGTTGATCAGCCCGTCTTTGCCGACGCGCTTAATGTTTTCCTTGAGGATGTCAATCCCGTTTTTTGGGGCAGCCGCCTGCGTTGTCGGACCTGGACCTGGTGCCGGTGCCGGACCACGTCCCGCCGCCGATTTCCCTTGAGTTTTGGAATGGGTGGACTTCTTTCCTTTGGCCACGATGGTTCCTCCTTTCCGGGGCCACGGTTCATCTTCAATCTATGGGAACGAGAAGCGATTGGACTCGCATAAACGCCCGAGTTTTTGGAGCACAAGATCACAAACCACAGCCCGTCCTTGGGAGTCCGTCGTGCCATCCTCGCAGGCGGCATCATACAACGGAAAAGAACTGTGGGACGAGAAGTACAGGGGGCGAAAAGGATGGACACGTCGATTCCGGAGGTCTTGTTGGCAATGGGGGATTCGATCACCGCAGGAGTGGGAGCCGGGCGTCCTGACCGAAGCTACGTCGGTCAGTTAACGCGCTGCCTGCACGAGGCCACCGCAAAACCGTGGAGAACCTGGATGCTGGCCCGCCCGGGAATGCGGACCATCGACTTGATGCACCAGACCCGCCTGGAACCGCTCCCCCAAGCAAACATCGTGGTGATGACGATCGGAGGGAACGACCTATTGTGGAGGGCGGGGACGGTCATCGTCCGCCCGGACCGCCTGCCTGCACTCCTGGAGCAATCCCGCCGGAATCTGGCCGTGGCACTGGCGAGGGTGAAAACCCAGACAAGCGGTTGGGTGTTCCTGGGATCGGTGTACAACCCGTATCCTGAAAGTCATCTCGCCTCCTGGGCGGTGGCCGAATTCAATGAGCGCGTGATTTTTCCCCAGGCGGGCGGGCGCACAGTGATCGTGCCTCTGCACCTGTTGTTTGAAGGGCGGCAGCCCGAGTGGATTGAGGGTTATCGCCGGGGCCGGCTCGGAGATCGGCAACGCATCCCGTGGCGTCGCCCGGTGCACCCAAACCCTGCGGGCCATCGGGCGATCGCCGGGGCGTTCCTCAAGGCGATGGCTACGTCCGGGGCCATCCAACCGGCGCGGAATCCGGGGCGGCTGCATCCGGCATGATCCAGGCGTCGTGGATGCGGAGGGAGACGGCCTGCCCGGGGTGGAAACGGGGTTCTCCCAGGTCTATGATGGTAAATGTGCGATTTTGCCGGGCAATGGTGTAGGTGGAGGTCTGCCCGAGATAGCGAATCGACGTGACGACCGCCGGAGAGCTTTGGGTGCAAGTTGCTAACCAGCCCACCTTCCTCCCATGGCAGGACAAGAACATGAACACCCCGTTGAAGTTCGGTCAAGATCACGTGTAGAAATTCAAAAAAGGGGTAAATCAGGACAGGTCCCTGGGCGCATGAAGGCATTGCTGCAATAGAGGCACCAGGTCTCCCGGATCCACGGGCCGGCTAAACACATACCCTTGGTATTCATCACAACCGATGGAACGCAGAGCATCGCGCTGGGCGTCCGTTTCCACTCCTTCCGCCAGAACCCGCAGCCTCAGATGGTGAGCGAGGGTCACAATGGCCGTGACTATAGCCACATCGGCCGAATCGACGGGCATGTTCCGGATGAATGACCGGTCGATTTTCACTCGGTCCACGGGCAACTGTTTGAGGTAGTTTAAAGAGGAATGGCCGATTCCAAAGTCATCCAGAGCAATTTGGATCCCCGCGTCCCGAAGTTCACTCAGGATGCGGATGGCCGTCCCCGGATTGCGCATCACTGCACTCTCGGTGAGTTCCAACTCGAGGAATCGCGGTTCCAGCCGGGTCCTTTGCAGAATCTCCTGGACCATCTCCAGCAGGTCTTTTTGATGAAATTGCACCATCGATAAGTTGACGGCCACTTTCAAATGTTTAAACCCTTGTTCGTGCCACCTCTTCGTTTGCGCGCATGCCTGCTCGAGCACCCATCGGCCCAAAGGAAGAATCAGGCCTGTTTCTTCCGCCAAAGGGATAAAAGTCCCGGGCAGGATCACGCCTTCCTCCGGATCCAGCCAGCGGACCAGAGCTTCTACCCCCGTGATGCGACCGGAGCGAAAATCCACCTGAGGTTGATACGCCAAGGTGAACTCGTGCCGCTCTAGAGCCCGGCGAAGGCGATTTTCAAGGTTCAGCCGTTTCGCCGTCGCCGCATTCATCTCCGGGCGGTAGAATTGGTACGTCTCCCCGCTTTCTTTGGCCTGATACATGGCCGCATCTGCATTCTTGACCAGGATTTCCCCCCCCAGTCCGTCCCGGGGATATACACTGATGCCTACGCTGGCCGTGACGTACAGTTCGTGGCCGTCCAGCCGGAAAGGCTCCCGGAAAACGCCGGCAATGCGCTCTGCCACCTCCGCCACCTCTCGCTCTTCTCCCGACCTTCGAACCAGTACAATAAACTCGTCCCCTCCGAGCCTGGCCACCACATCTCCCGGACGCATGATCGCCACCAGACGCCCGGCCGCTTCCTGAAGCAGCCGATCCCCGACCCCGTGCCCAAGGGTGTCGTTAATAAATTTAAACCGGTCTAGGTCGAGAAAGAGCACGGCCAGATGGCCAGTATCCCCGGCTTCGTCAATGGCGGATTG
This region includes:
- a CDS encoding TOBE domain-containing protein, whose amino-acid sequence is MFLSCHGRKVGWLATCTQSSPAVVTSIRYLGQTSTYTIARQNRTFTIIDLGEPRFHPGQAVSLRIHDAWIMPDAAAPDSAPVGWPRT
- a CDS encoding SGNH/GDSL hydrolase family protein gives rise to the protein MDTSIPEVLLAMGDSITAGVGAGRPDRSYVGQLTRCLHEATAKPWRTWMLARPGMRTIDLMHQTRLEPLPQANIVVMTIGGNDLLWRAGTVIVRPDRLPALLEQSRRNLAVALARVKTQTSGWVFLGSVYNPYPESHLASWAVAEFNERVIFPQAGGRTVIVPLHLLFEGRQPEWIEGYRRGRLGDRQRIPWRRPVHPNPAGHRAIAGAFLKAMATSGAIQPARNPGRLHPA
- a CDS encoding transglycosylase domain-containing protein, whose translation is MAAAVMGIGLAGLAVLYLRFAPLPPGGDTRPTVVYGADGSVIAQLYGGTDQRDYVPLTRIPTAMKEAVIASEDAQFYQHGGLNWRGILRALWVDIREGATVQGGSTITQQLVKNLYLTQDRTWTRKIHEAILALQFEMHASKDEILERYLNSIYFGHGATGVGEASLTYFGKPVGSLDLAQCALLAGLPRGPSVYDPIQHFQAAKERQKQVLDAMVRAGMISQAEADRAWREPLALARQPAPDRPAPYFLDDVSRELSSGYDVPESALAKGGLSIYATLDPKLQRLAEEAVARAIPKGSGLQAAFVALDPHTGDVKAWVGGTDYRTSSYDRVLARRQPGSSFKPILYLTALHRGMTPTTSFVSEPTTVTYGHGQTYEVHNYANHYLYRPVAMREAIARSDNVYAVDTIMKVGPQAVVEMARQLGITEPLKPYPSLALGTLPVSPLDLARAYAAIANGGVQVTPRMVREVLDSQGRVLEVIDPKTTPVTDPQRTFILTDLMKSVFGPEGTGARVARELEGRPLAAKTGSTDTDAWMAGFSPNLVAVAWVGYDKDRLLSPAESTLASQIWADFMSKAVAPGTPDFPVPPGLVRAAVDPLSGELATENCPRVEWDYFVKGTEPMEVCSLHGSPPHPPGSQGETRTPFDHLWDWFQGRSRR
- a CDS encoding pyridoxal phosphate-dependent aminotransferase, which translates into the protein MGLSLSARARGIAPSPTLSIDAKTKAMVSRGEQVINLSVGEPDFQTPPEASLAAVGAIAAGFTKYTAVAGIMELRRRIIQKLEQENGLRYEPDEILVSVGAKHSLFNIMLTLVDPGDEVIIPAPYWVTYPEQVRLAGGVPVILPTDESTGFKVTPDQLKEALGPKTKAVILNSPSNPTGAVYRREELEALAEVLRPADCYVISDEIYEKLIYGVEHVSIASLDEQIFRKTLVVNGFSKAFSMTGWRLGYTAGPKDVIKAMTSLQSQSTSNPTSIAQKAGVVALDHFDPDVVEEFRARRDYVLERLRGMPYISCAEPEGAFYLFPNVSRLLGGRYRGQTIDTSDRLCELLLEEARVSLVPGSGFGAPNNIRLSYAVSRVDLEIAMERMEAFLGEVEH